From the genome of Eucalyptus grandis isolate ANBG69807.140 chromosome 2, ASM1654582v1, whole genome shotgun sequence, one region includes:
- the LOC104434739 gene encoding translocator protein homolog encodes MPPPPSPPSPPPPSPQTFNNGINNDHFEPAVAVSSSKARQEKRRVKAKRALKTFAVVVGTNLALTMAIILLFGSGKRYNARPKPLWLPPLWLVHVVSLGLSFFMGLASWLVWAEGGFGAQSDALPLYIAATSLGIVWDPLVLVMGATWVGLAFCLVHLGTLVACKREFGKVNPLAGEIVGPCVVWVGFLAIMTFSLAIS; translated from the coding sequence atgcctcctcctccttctcctccttctcctccgcctccttctCCGCAAACTTTCAATAATGGAATCAACAATGACCACTTCGAGCCGGCGGTGGCAGTGTCCTCGTCAAAAGCCCGCCAAGAGAAGAGAAGGGTCAAGGCAAAACGCGCCCTAAAGACCTTCGCCGTCGTCGTCGGGACGAATTTGGCCCTCACCATGGCCATAATCCTTCTGTTCGGGTCGGGCAAGAGGTACAATGCGCGACCCAAGCCTCTGTGGCTTCCCCCTCTCTGGCTCGTGCACGTGGTCTCGCTCGGCTTGTCGTTCTTCATGGGCCTTGCGAGCTGGCTCGTGTGGGCCGAGGGCGGGTTCGGCGCCCAATCTGACGCGCTGCCCCTCTACATCGCCGCCACGTCGCTTGGCATAGTGTGGGACCCGCTGGTTCTCGTGATGGGGGCGACTTGGGTCGGGCTGGCCTTTTGCCTCGTGCATTTGGGGACCCTTGTGGCGTGCAAGCGCGAGTTCGGGAAGGTGAATCCTCTCGCCGGAGAAATTGTGGGGCCTTGCGTCGTGTGGGTGGGATTTCTTGCCATTATGACTTTTAGTCTTGCGATTTCTTAA
- the LOC104426188 gene encoding xyloglucan 6-xylosyltransferase 2 → MLDNWVGARRGYQIRRAMRHGKVTALCLVMTVVVLRGTIGAGKFGTPEQDFNDLRDHFISRKRGEPHRVLEEVAVDPGRSSGQSESSSDSSSTKSYETFDISTILVDEGEEEKRDPSKPYALGPRISDWDEQRAEWLKNNPDYPNFIRPNKPRVLLVTGSSPKPCENPVGDHYLLKSIKNKIDYCRLHGVEIFYNMALLDAEMAGFWAKLPLIRKLLLSHPEVEFLWWMDSDAMFTDMAFEVPWERYKDSNFVLHGWNEMVYDQKNWIGLNTGSFLLRNCQWSLDILDAWAPMGPKGKIREDAGKILTRELKDRPVFEADDQSAMVYLLATQRDKWGEKVYLESAYYLHGYWGILVDRYEEMIENYHPGLGDHRWPLVTHFVGCKPCGKFGDYPVERCLKQMDRAFNFGDNQILQMYGFTHKSLASRRVKRIRNETGNPLEVKDELGLLHPAFKAVKASSS, encoded by the coding sequence ATGCTCGACAACTGGGTGGGGGCTCGCCGGGGGTACCAGATCCGGCGCGCGATGCGGCACGGCAAGGTGACCGCCCTCTGCCTCGTGATGACCGTCGTCGTCCTGCGCGGCACCATCGGCGCCGGCAAGTTCGGCACGCCCGAGCAGGACTTCAACGACCTCCGCGACCACTTCATCTCGCGGAAGCGCGGGGAGCCCCACCGCGTGCTCGAGGAGGTCGCCGTCGACCCCGGCCGGTCGTCGGGTCAGTCCGAGTCGTCGTCGGATTCGTCGTCGACGAAGAGCTACGAGACGTTCGACATATCCACGATCCTCGTCGACGAAGGCGAGGAGGAGAAGCGGGATCCGAGCAAGCCGTACGCTCTCGGCCCGAGGATTTCCGATTGGGACGAGCAGAGAGCGGAGTGGCTGAAGAACAACCCCGATTACCCCAATTTCATCAGGCCGAACAAGCCTAGGGTTTTGCTCGTCACAGGTTCGTCTCCGAAGCCGTGCGAGAACCCGGTCGGTGATCATTACTTGCTGAAATCGATCAAGAATAAGATAGATTATTGTAGGTTGCACGGTGTCGAGATCTTTTACAATATGGCGCTCTTAGATGCTGAGATGGCTGGGTTTTGGGCTAAATTGCCATTGATTAGGAAGCTGCTGTTGTCGCATCCGGAGGTCGAGTTCTTGTGGTGGATGGACAGTGATGCTATGTTCACCGATATGGCGTTTGAGGTTCCATGGGAGAGGTACAAGGACTCTAACTTTGTGCTGCATGGTTGGAATGAGATGGTGTATGATCAGAAGAACTGGATTGGGTTGAATACTGGTAGCTTCTTGCTTAGGAATTGTCAGTGGTCGCTGGACATTCTTGATGCTTGGGCGCCAATGGGGCCTAAGGGGAAGATTCGGGAAGATGCAGGGAAGATTTTGACTAGGGAGCTTAAGGATAGGCCGGTTTTTGAAGCCGACGATCAGTCTGCTATGGTGTATCTGCTTGCGACCCAGAGAGATAAGTGGGGTGAAAAGGTGTACTTGGAGAGCGCTTACTATTTGCACGGTTATTGGGGGATTTTGGTGGATAGATATGAGGAGATGATCGAGAACTATCATCCTGGCCTGGGCGATCACCGGTGGCCACTCGTGACTCACTTTGTCGGGTGCAAGCCGTGTGGTAAGTTTGGTGACTACCCGGTTGAGAGGTGCTTGAAGCAGATGGATCGCGCATTTAACTTTGGTGATAACCAGATTTTGCAAATGTATGGCTTCACGCATAAATCGCTTGCTAGCAGGAGAGTTAAGAGGATTAGAAATGAGACTGGCAACCCACTTGAAGTGAAAGATGAGCTCGGATTGCTCCACCCTGCATTTAAAGCAGTTAAGGCTTCTTCATCTTGA